Proteins from a genomic interval of Chiloscyllium plagiosum isolate BGI_BamShark_2017 unplaced genomic scaffold, ASM401019v2 scaf_42928, whole genome shotgun sequence:
- the slc50a1 gene encoding sugar transporter SWEET1, producing FQVMTKVVLAGAILGTVYYYFAMLVSDSELRLHQLGFLCSAFTISMYLSPLADLAKIVRTRSTKCLSFPLTVATLLTSTSWTLYGAQLTDPYIVIPNVPGILTSLVRFWLFWRFSPVQEKFPFRPVQA from the exons TTCCAGGTGATGACCAAGGTCGTCCTGGCTGGAGCCATCTTGGGGACAGTGTATTACTACTTTGCGATGTTGGTGTCGGACTCAGAGCTACGTCTGCACCAGTTGGGTTTCCTGTGCAGTGCCTTCACCATCTCCATGTATCTCTCGCCACTCGCTGACCTG GCCAAGATAGTCCGAACCCGGTCAACAAAATGCCTCTCGTTCCCACTGACGGTAGCAACCCTCTTGACATCGACCTCCTGGACTCTGTACGGTGCTCAGCTCACAGACCCCTACATTGTG ATTCCAAATGTCCCGGGAATCCTCACCAGTCTCGTGCGCTTTTGGTTATTCTGGAGGTTTTCCCCTGTGCAGGAGAAATTCCCCTTTCGGCCCGTTCAGGCCTAA